The nucleotide sequence ACACTGCCGTTCATGAGCGATACGTTCGAGCAGGCCAAAACCTTTTTCCTGCAGGGCCTGCACCACTACCAGCAAGGCCGCTTCGAGCAGGCCCAGACCCAGTTCGAGGCCTCGCTGGCGCTGCTGCCGGGACGGCCGTCCACGCTGGCCAACCTGGGCGCTTGCCGGGTGCAGCTGGGCCGCCACGACGAGGCGGTGGCCCTGCTGGACGAGGCGCTGGCGCAGGAGCCGGGCGACGCGGGCGCCTGGGGCCACCGCGCCACGGCGCTGGCCGAACTGGGCCGGCTGGAGCAGGCGCTGGACAGCGTGGACCGGTCCCTGGCGCTGGAGCCGCGTTCCGGCCGCGGCTGGGGCCTGCGCGGCAACCTGCTCAAGGACCTGGGCCGCCCCGACGAGGCCATCGCCGCCTTCGAGCAGGCCGTCGCGCTGGGCCACGAGGTCGACCTGCACCGCTACTTCCTGGCCGGCCTGCGCGGCCAGGCGGCGGCGCCCGCGCCGCCGCGCGCCTATGTGGAGCTGCTGTTCGACGGCTATGCCGACGGTTTCGACCAGCACCTGGTGCGGCGCCTGGGCTACCGCGCGCCCGAGGTGCTGGCGCAGCCGCTGCGCGCCGCGGGCGG is from Ramlibacter tataouinensis TTB310 and encodes:
- a CDS encoding tetratricopeptide repeat protein, whose product is MSDTFEQAKTFFLQGLHHYQQGRFEQAQTQFEASLALLPGRPSTLANLGACRVQLGRHDEAVALLDEALAQEPGDAGAWGHRATALAELGRLEQALDSVDRSLALEPRSGRGWGLRGNLLKDLGRPDEAIAAFEQAVALGHEVDLHRYFLAGLRGQAAAPAPPRAYVELLFDGYADGFDQHLVRRLGYRAPEVLAQPLRAAGGGAVDSALDLGCGTGLCAPLLRPLARRLTGVDLSAGMLARARTLGLYDELVQADLAEHLQATGARHDLVVAADVFVYVGALGAVFAGAARVLRPGGVFAFSVEEATGGAELELRPSLRYAHAEGGLRRLAATHGFEVMRALRQPIRHEQGHPIAGLYLWLTKG